The following nucleotide sequence is from Neokomagataea tanensis.
CTTTGCAGCCGAAGGCGCCATTATGGCCTTTGGGGCTGATGGCACTTTTGTTTTTTGTTGTCGGATTTGTGACGTGGGCAAACGGCCCGCTTATTACTTTTGTGCAGATCGCTTTCCATATTAGCGATTTTCGTGCGTTTCTTGTGCCTGCTGCCTTCTACCTGTCTTACGTTGTGTTCGCGCTTCCTGCGTCTTGGGTGGCGGAACGGTGTGGGATGAAGCGCGGTATGGTGTTGGCCCTGTTGATCATGGCGCAGGGCATTCTGACGTTCGCACGTTTTATTTCGTGGCAGGTTTACGATGCCGCTCTTGTCGGCTTGTTCATTTTGGGAGCAGGGCTTGCGCTCTTGCAGGTGACGATCAACCCCTATGTGAGCTTGCTTGGCGCGCCGGAGCGCGCAGCGCAACGCATTGCCATCATGGGTATATGCAATAAGTTTGCGGGCATATTAGCTCCACTCGTTCTTGGTACGCTGGTTATGCACGACATAAGCCATGTGTCTGCGGAGCTTTCTCAGGATATTTCCCCTGACCATAGGCATGCAATCATCGCGCATTTTACATATGGTTTGTTTGGGCCATATCTGGGTTTAGCGGGATTATTAGTGCTGACTGCGCTTGTTGTGGCGCGTGCCCCGCTACCTGAGCTGCAGGCAAGTCGAAAAGAGGGAGCTTCGATTGAAAAAGACACAAAGAAGCTCTCAGGCAGAGTGCTTTTTGGTGCGATGGCGCTCTTTATGTATGTCGGCGTTGAAGTTATGGCAGGGGATGCGATCGGAACATACGGCCGTAGCTTTGGCTTGCCGATTGATCAGACTAAGTTTTTGACGTCAGCGACATTGGCCTCAATGCTTTTAGGTTATATCTCCGGCATTATTGTGTCTCCGAGGTTTTTGGCTCAGGAGGTCTATATGGTCATGACCTGTGCTTTAGGGACGGTGTTGGCCTTGAGTGCATGGATGACCGGCGGATATACGTCCGTCTTGTTGGTGGCTTTTTTGGGCTTTGCCAATGCCATGATTTGGCCGACCCTATTCCCTTTGGCGATCAGGAATTCTGGTTCAGCGGCGGCATTCGCATCATCGGTCCTGATCATGGCAATTTGCGGGGGCGCATTATTGCCGCAAGCATGGATATTGCTGAGCCACAGCATAGGTTTCCAAGCGGCGTTTAGTCTTATTGCTTTGGTTGCCTACGGGGTTATTGGAAGTTACGGTTTTTATTGGCACAAACAAGATAAAAAGTCCTCGGGCTAGAGGAGCTAAGGGGCCTAAAGTTAGCAAGCGCAGCATGCTTTAGCGCTATTTTATGCAGCCATATGGGGGCAACTGCGATACGTGATCCTGCGATGAGTTCGGCGGGATTACAGTCAAAGGATCAGTACCGCAGCCGTAAAGTGATGCTCTGCAAGTGCTAGTCGTTTAAGGTTTTATCGCTGGTTTTTTAAGTGGATACCCAGAAAAATGTCGGTGCATTCTCAGTGCTAATGCATGGCTTGTCGGGTCGCCTGATATTAGAAAGGCTGTCGTCCAAAAGCGGATAACACGTTGACTTTGGGTGATTACCGCTCCCAATTGTGCAGCGGGCGTTGCGCAGTAGAATTTATGTGCGGCTATTTTCGGGAGCTTGTTTTGGAAAGAAAATAAATTGCTTTGCCGTCCCCTATAAAATAGTCTTTCGTAGGAACATCCCCGAGAGCGGCACATGCATCTTACTGATATTCTTATTATTTGTGCTTATCTCGTTCTTTTGCCCTGCGTGACAATTATTTTATCACGTAGGGGCAGCGCTCAGGATTTTTTGTCAGCCCATCACGATCTGCCTTGGTGGGCAATCTGCTTATCGCTTGTTGCGACTGAAACATCGACGTTAACGTTTATTAGTGTTCCCGGTATTGGTTACACGGATGGTCTTGTCTTTGTAGGTTTGGCGGTCGGCTATTTTATTGGTCGTGGCATTGTCGCACTTTGGTTTTTGCCGCTCTACGCACGCGGAGCAATGACAAGTGCTTATCAGTATTTGGGCGAAAGATTTGGCTCTAAAGTGCAGCATGTTGCATCTGGTGCGTTCTTAGCCACCAGACTTGTCGCTGAAAGTGTGCGTTTGTTGGCAGGAATGCTGCCATTGGTCTGGCTCATGGGGCAGGCGGGTATTGCGGTAAATCAGGTAAGCCTTTTGTGCATCATTATGGCTGCGACACTCGTATACACGCTCTTTGGTGGTTTGAGGGCGGTAGTTTGGTCGGATGTAATTCAGCTTGTATTATATGCTGTCGGAGCCGTGTTTTGTGTCGGTCTGTTATGGCCGAAAATCTCGAGAGGTGATTGGGCGCTGGCTTCTGCCTCGGGTCATTTATCCTTATTCCACCACACACATCACGTGCTCTCAGATCCGTTCACACCTCTCGCGGCTGTGGTTGGCGGAACCATTTTAACGGTTGCATCACACGGAACCGACCAACTCCTTGTACAGCGGTTACTTGCGGCTGGAAGTTTGCGTTCAGCGCGGGCTGCGTTGATTGGCAGTGCGGTTTTGGTTGGTGGGTTGTTTGGGGTTCTGTCCCTGATTGGGGTGCAGTTATGGTTGGTTCACGGGGGTGTCCCGCTAAGCGCGTTGGGTTTGAAATCAGATGATCTATTCCCGCACTTTATAGCCACAGGGCTGCCCGCAGGTTGTGCTGGGCTACTTGTGGCAGGTGTGCTGAGCGCGACGATGGGGTCTTTGTCCTCGACGTTGAATGCGATGGCAGGTGTTTTGCTAACGGATTTTGGTGAAAAACCCGGCGCCCTGCTTAAAAAACTAACGAAGGCGCTGCATCCGCGCGGTGGCGCGCTCGTAGCAGCGCGATATGCAACGGTTTTTTGGGCTTTTGCTTTGGTATTTTGCGCGTTGTTGTTGGGGCATTCTGACCGCTCCGCCGTTATCATTGGGTTGACTGTCGCGGGTTGGTCTTACGGTCCTACGTTAGGGGCTTTTTTGTATGGGATGTGCGTACCAACCGCGACGGCAGGCGATGTTCTAAAAGGGTTATGGGCTGGGCTTATTGGAATGGCAGCTTTTATGGGAGCGTCACAGTTGTGGGGCTTTAAAATTGCTTTCCCGTGGTTGGTCCCGCTGGGCGTGTTCACGATGTTTCCTGTTGCTTGGTTATCGACAAAATTGGCGAAACGACCCAAGATCGACCTAGATTCAGATAAAATTTAGTAAGAAAGTCCATCACAGCCATGACCGAAAGCCTTTCTGTAACAGGTACTGAGCGCCACGATCCACGCTATGCGGATATTGACGTTTGGCCGACGGGGGCCATACTGGATGCGCTTGCTGAAGCCCAAATGACAGCGACTGCACTGGTTCGTGCTGCAGTGCCTCAACTCGAGAAAATTGTTGACACGGCTTTGCCTGGATTACAGCGCGGTGGGCGTTTGTTTTACGTTGGCGCAGGAACGTCCGGTCGCATCGGGATGCAGGATGGCGTGGAGCTGACGCCGACTTTTGGTTTGCCGCCCGAGCGTTTGGTTCTGCTCCTTGCAGGTGGGGCGGGGGCGCTTTTCCAAGCTGCAGAAGGGGCGGAGGACCAAGAAGAAACGGCCCGAGACGAAATTATGGCTCATCAGCCAACAGGAAATGACGTCGTGTTTGGCATCGCAGCGAGTGGGGGTACGCCTTATACCTGTGCTGCTATTGCTGCTGCCCGTGCGGCCGGTGCAATGACTGTTGGCATTGCGTGCAACGCCGAGGGGCGCTTGCTGCGCGAGGCAGAATATCCTGTTGCGATTGTTACGGGGCCTGAAGTTGTTGCCGGTTCAACCCGCCTAAAAGCGGGTACGGCCCAGAAGTCTGCACTGAACCTGCTTTCTACGACGCTGATGATACGCTTGGGCCATGCATATCGCGGTTTGATGGTCGACATGCGTGTGGTGAATGCGAAGTTGGAAAAACGAGCCGAAAGTATGGTGCGGACATTGGCAGGTGGCACTGAAGCAGACATCAAGGATGCCCTGAAAGGTGCAGGTAAGAACGTCAAACGCGCAGTGCTGCTCCGTCACGGTTTGACGCTGGAGACGGCAGAAATGGCTTTAAGCGAAGCGCAGGGCGATTTGAGGCTCGCACTGAACGCATTGAAGGCAAAAACATCCTCTGATTTTTGAGTTTTGGTCGCGTCCAGGCAAGTATTGTCTGGGTGTGAACAGTGTTGCGATTAAAGGTGGCGTGAAAAGGCATGGTGCAGTCATTGCGTGTGATCGGCCTGATGAGTGGTACCTCGTTGGATGGGGTCGATGCGGCGATTATTGAAACCTGTGGTGAAAAGGTTTCATGGCGCGGTCCGTCTTTGAGCTTGCCTTACGCCCCTGAGTTACGTGCGAAGGCGCGGGAATTGTTAGAGTGTGCGGCTTCAATGGCCGCTGATGATCCGCAGGTGTGTGAAGTCGAGCAGGCTTTGACGGCCCGGCACATTGATGCGGTAGAAGCGCTGCGGGGGCAAATTGATGGCCGGGTGGATTTAATCGGTTTTCATGGTCAGACCATTTTCCATGCACCGGCTGAGGGGCGGACTTGGCAAATCGGTGATGCGGCAAAGCTATCGCGCGAGACAGGTCTGCCGGTTATTCACGATTTTCGTCGTCAGGATGTTCGTTCAGGCGGAGAAGGGGCGCCGCTTGCGCCGTGGTATCATGCGGCACTTTTGAGCGAGCATGCCGGGCCAATCGCAGTGTTGAACATTGGTGGCGTTGCGAATGTGACGTTTATCGGGGCAGATGGCCAAATTGTTGCGTGTGATACTGGGCCGGGTAATGCTTTGATTGATGACTGGGCCATGCGTCATACGGGTGTGCCGTACGATAGAGATGGCGCTTTGGCAGCAGCAGGCAGTGTGCATACCTCAATTGTTGAGCATTTGTTGGATGCACCTTTTTTCGTTAAGTCGCCCCCAAAATCGTTAGACCGGCAAAGTTTTGCCCATGCTCTGCATGCGGTGGAGGGCCTGTCGGTACAAGATGGAGCAGCGACTTTAACGGCGTTTACGGTTGAGGCTGTGAAACGCACTATTCTGCCAGCGGCCCCGAAGGCTTGGTATGTGTGCGGAGGTGGGCGCAGGAACCCCATGCTTATGGCGGGTCTGGCGGAAGGGTTAGGCGCGCCTGTTCGTTCCGTTGAGGCCTTAGGCTGGGATGGGGATGCGCTGGAAGCAGAGTGCTTTGGATATTTGGCGGTGCGGAGCTTGAGAGGCTTACCGTTGTCTGCGCCGGGTATCACGGGGGCGCCCCGGCTTGAAACAGGTGGCATCTTGACGTGTGACGGTATCCGCCCGCCACGTTGGTTGACTGGCGATTTATAAGCCGCACGGTTGGCCCCTTGGGTTATGGGGCTGAACAACGTTGCGGTGCATGCTGGCAGAGGCACCGCAAAGGTCTGTGCCGCTAATTGGGTTTATAGGTCATCCGCTGGCACGCCGTAGTGGTCGGCAAAGTGTTTGCCATCAGCCCCCCAGCTATAGCTTTTTTCAGGGAAGGGAAGCATTTGGGCATTCCATTGAGCCCAGTCGCTGCGGAGCTTCTCAAAGATTTCCGGGAAGCGTGCTTTTAGGTTTGCGCGTTCTCGCGGATCTGCGACGACATCGAACAGAAATTCATTTGAGCCAATTTTAAGGTACTTATAGTGCCCTTCCGTTTGTGCGTGTTGATCGTTCTTTTTGTAGCGCCAAGAGAATGTCCGATCTTCGCGTTTTGCTGGATCGCGCAAAAAGGGCCCAATATCACGCCCATCAGGGGCGAAACTTTGATCGGGCGTGACGCCTGCGGCAGCGAGGAAGGTTGGGAGCCAATCCATTGTTATAACTGCTTGCTCGCTTTCGCTGCCCGGTTGAATAACGCCGGGCCAGCGTATGACAGCGGGTACACGTAGCCCACCTTCGAGTAACTCGCCCTTCATGCCGGTAAATGGCCAAATGTCAGAGAAGCGCTCACCGCCGTTATCGCTGGTGAAAACTACGAGGGTGTTATCGCTGATGCCTAGGCGGTCAAGTGTTGCAAGAACACGGCCGATCTCGTCATCCATGGCTTTAACCATGCGGCCGTAGGTTTCCTGAGTTCCACCATCAAAGTCACCGATATTGCCTTTAATCCGCTTGGATTCAGCTTCGTCTCCCGGGCCTTCCCATGGCCAATGAGGGGCGTTGAAATGGAGGCTTAAAAAGAAAGGTTTCTGGTGTGTAGAGAATTCTTCCAGCAATTGCGTGGCACGATTTCCGAGCAGTGTCGTCAGGTAGCCGTGGTCATGTGTGAGGTTTGCATCGTCGTAAAATTGGTCATGGCCGGGCTTGGCTTGGTGGGTGAAATAATCAGCGGCGCCACCACTAAAACCGTAAAA
It contains:
- a CDS encoding N-acetylmuramic acid 6-phosphate etherase codes for the protein MTESLSVTGTERHDPRYADIDVWPTGAILDALAEAQMTATALVRAAVPQLEKIVDTALPGLQRGGRLFYVGAGTSGRIGMQDGVELTPTFGLPPERLVLLLAGGAGALFQAAEGAEDQEETARDEIMAHQPTGNDVVFGIAASGGTPYTCAAIAAARAAGAMTVGIACNAEGRLLREAEYPVAIVTGPEVVAGSTRLKAGTAQKSALNLLSTTLMIRLGHAYRGLMVDMRVVNAKLEKRAESMVRTLAGGTEADIKDALKGAGKNVKRAVLLRHGLTLETAEMALSEAQGDLRLALNALKAKTSSDF
- a CDS encoding sulfatase family protein; the encoded protein is MPNFTKRRHFLAGATSLSLSAFVPPLHAADVKRPNIVFILADDLGYADVSCLGNPGFTTPAIDRIAAGGIKLKRAYANSAVCSATRTALITGRYQDRLACGLEEPIAFSARKDLGLPPGLPTLPEQLRRSGYQTALVGKWHLGSPPNFGPLKSGYEHFYGFSGGAADYFTHQAKPGHDQFYDDANLTHDHGYLTTLLGNRATQLLEEFSTHQKPFFLSLHFNAPHWPWEGPGDEAESKRIKGNIGDFDGGTQETYGRMVKAMDDEIGRVLATLDRLGISDNTLVVFTSDNGGERFSDIWPFTGMKGELLEGGLRVPAVIRWPGVIQPGSESEQAVITMDWLPTFLAAAGVTPDQSFAPDGRDIGPFLRDPAKREDRTFSWRYKKNDQHAQTEGHYKYLKIGSNEFLFDVVADPRERANLKARFPEIFEKLRSDWAQWNAQMLPFPEKSYSWGADGKHFADHYGVPADDL
- a CDS encoding sodium:solute symporter; its protein translation is MHLTDILIICAYLVLLPCVTIILSRRGSAQDFLSAHHDLPWWAICLSLVATETSTLTFISVPGIGYTDGLVFVGLAVGYFIGRGIVALWFLPLYARGAMTSAYQYLGERFGSKVQHVASGAFLATRLVAESVRLLAGMLPLVWLMGQAGIAVNQVSLLCIIMAATLVYTLFGGLRAVVWSDVIQLVLYAVGAVFCVGLLWPKISRGDWALASASGHLSLFHHTHHVLSDPFTPLAAVVGGTILTVASHGTDQLLVQRLLAAGSLRSARAALIGSAVLVGGLFGVLSLIGVQLWLVHGGVPLSALGLKSDDLFPHFIATGLPAGCAGLLVAGVLSATMGSLSSTLNAMAGVLLTDFGEKPGALLKKLTKALHPRGGALVAARYATVFWAFALVFCALLLGHSDRSAVIIGLTVAGWSYGPTLGAFLYGMCVPTATAGDVLKGLWAGLIGMAAFMGASQLWGFKIAFPWLVPLGVFTMFPVAWLSTKLAKRPKIDLDSDKI
- a CDS encoding anhydro-N-acetylmuramic acid kinase, which encodes MVQSLRVIGLMSGTSLDGVDAAIIETCGEKVSWRGPSLSLPYAPELRAKARELLECAASMAADDPQVCEVEQALTARHIDAVEALRGQIDGRVDLIGFHGQTIFHAPAEGRTWQIGDAAKLSRETGLPVIHDFRRQDVRSGGEGAPLAPWYHAALLSEHAGPIAVLNIGGVANVTFIGADGQIVACDTGPGNALIDDWAMRHTGVPYDRDGALAAAGSVHTSIVEHLLDAPFFVKSPPKSLDRQSFAHALHAVEGLSVQDGAATLTAFTVEAVKRTILPAAPKAWYVCGGGRRNPMLMAGLAEGLGAPVRSVEALGWDGDALEAECFGYLAVRSLRGLPLSAPGITGAPRLETGGILTCDGIRPPRWLTGDL
- the gluP gene encoding glucose/galactose MFS transporter, translated to MTNMSLQPKAPLWPLGLMALLFFVVGFVTWANGPLITFVQIAFHISDFRAFLVPAAFYLSYVVFALPASWVAERCGMKRGMVLALLIMAQGILTFARFISWQVYDAALVGLFILGAGLALLQVTINPYVSLLGAPERAAQRIAIMGICNKFAGILAPLVLGTLVMHDISHVSAELSQDISPDHRHAIIAHFTYGLFGPYLGLAGLLVLTALVVARAPLPELQASRKEGASIEKDTKKLSGRVLFGAMALFMYVGVEVMAGDAIGTYGRSFGLPIDQTKFLTSATLASMLLGYISGIIVSPRFLAQEVYMVMTCALGTVLALSAWMTGGYTSVLLVAFLGFANAMIWPTLFPLAIRNSGSAAAFASSVLIMAICGGALLPQAWILLSHSIGFQAAFSLIALVAYGVIGSYGFYWHKQDKKSSG